In Novosphingobium sp. MMS21-SN21R, a single genomic region encodes these proteins:
- a CDS encoding citrate synthase — protein sequence MSDNQASLTAGGKTIEMPVNSGTIGPDVIDIRKLYAQTGMFTYDPGFTSTASCDSAITYIDGDEGVLLHRGYPIGQLAEHSSFMEVSYLLLNGELPSAAELADFSRTITRHTMLHEQLATFYRGFRRDAHPMAIMCGVVGALSAFYHDSTDIADPVHRKISSHRLIAKMPTIAAMAYKYSVGQPFVYPDNKLSYTGNFLKMTFGVPAEEYEVIPEVEKAMDRIFTLHADHEQNASTSTVRLAGSSGANPFACIAAGIACLWGPAHGGANEAALNMLKEIGTPDRIQHYIDRAKDKNDPFRLMGFGHRVYKNYDPRATVMQSTVREVFAALNVQDPLFETALRLEEIALSDPYFAEKKLFPNVDFYSGIILSAIGFPTTMFTVLFALARTVGWVAQWNEMISDPGQKIGRPRQLYTGPTARDYVPVSER from the coding sequence GTGAGCGATAACCAGGCTTCTTTGACCGCTGGCGGCAAGACCATCGAGATGCCCGTAAATAGCGGGACCATCGGCCCCGATGTCATCGATATCCGCAAGCTCTATGCTCAGACGGGGATGTTCACCTACGATCCGGGCTTTACCTCAACGGCGAGCTGCGATTCCGCAATCACCTACATCGATGGCGATGAAGGCGTGCTGCTGCACCGTGGCTATCCGATTGGGCAGCTGGCCGAGCATTCGTCGTTCATGGAAGTCAGCTACCTGCTGCTCAACGGCGAACTACCGAGTGCGGCAGAACTGGCTGATTTCAGCCGCACGATCACGCGCCACACCATGCTGCACGAACAGCTTGCCACGTTCTATCGCGGTTTCCGCCGCGATGCGCATCCGATGGCGATCATGTGCGGCGTGGTCGGTGCGCTTTCGGCGTTCTACCATGACAGCACCGACATTGCCGACCCGGTACACCGCAAGATCAGCTCCCACCGCCTGATCGCCAAGATGCCGACGATTGCGGCGATGGCCTACAAGTATTCGGTCGGTCAGCCCTTCGTCTATCCCGACAACAAGCTGTCCTACACCGGCAACTTCCTCAAGATGACCTTCGGCGTTCCCGCAGAGGAATACGAGGTGATCCCCGAAGTCGAAAAGGCGATGGACCGGATCTTTACGCTCCATGCCGATCACGAGCAGAACGCTTCCACCTCGACCGTGCGCCTTGCAGGTTCGTCGGGCGCCAATCCGTTTGCGTGCATCGCGGCCGGCATTGCCTGCCTGTGGGGTCCGGCACATGGCGGCGCGAACGAAGCCGCGCTCAACATGCTCAAGGAAATCGGCACGCCCGATCGCATCCAGCACTACATCGACCGTGCCAAGGACAAGAACGATCCGTTCCGTCTGATGGGCTTCGGCCACCGCGTCTACAAGAACTACGATCCGCGTGCGACGGTGATGCAGTCGACCGTGCGCGAAGTGTTCGCCGCGCTCAACGTGCAGGACCCGCTGTTCGAAACCGCACTGCGGCTTGAGGAAATCGCCCTGAGCGATCCTTATTTCGCAGAAAAGAAGCTGTTCCCGAACGTGGACTTCTATTCGGGCATCATCCTTTCGGCGATCGGCTTCCCGACGACGATGTTCACCGTGCTCTTCGCCCTTGCCCGCACCGTCGGCTGGGTGGCGCAGTGGAATGAAATGATCAGCGATCCAGGCCAGAAGATCGGTCGTCCGCGCCAGCTTTACACTGGCCCGACGGCGCGCGATTATGTGCCGGTGAGCGAACGCTAA
- the gltX gene encoding glutamate--tRNA ligase, producing MASATYTVSAGSRPQGKVVTRFAPSPTGFLHIGGARTALFNWLYARHHGGTYLLRIEDTDRARSTDAAIEAIFDGLEWLGLAGDETPVFQFARSDRHAAIAHQMLESGHAYRCYLTQEELTARREQAQAERRPFRIHSEWRDAGPDQWPAGEPYVVRMKAPREGETVIDDMVQGSITVQNSELDDFIILRSDGTPTYMLAVVVDDHDMGVTHVIRGDDHINNAFRQLVIIRAMDVIEGGWPDPAYAHIPLIHGADGAKLSKRHGALGVDAYRDEMGLLPEAVFNYLLRLGWGHGDEEIISREQATSWFDIGDVNKGASRFDLKKLLNLNGHYIREADDARLARLVAPRMADLAPAFAADTGMDLLTRAMPVLKVRAPDLNELAQGAVFLFAQRPLPLAEKAVAILTDDARMILGKVAKVLEAENGWTTENLEATVKEMAEGLGLGLGKIAQPLRASLTGQATSPGIFDVLALLGKDESLARIRDHAA from the coding sequence ATGGCAAGCGCCACTTATACCGTTTCTGCAGGATCACGCCCGCAAGGCAAGGTCGTCACCCGGTTTGCGCCCTCGCCGACCGGCTTCCTGCACATTGGCGGCGCGCGCACCGCGCTGTTCAACTGGCTCTACGCCCGCCATCACGGCGGCACGTATCTGCTCCGGATCGAAGACACCGACCGCGCACGATCGACAGACGCCGCGATCGAGGCGATCTTTGACGGGCTGGAATGGCTGGGCCTTGCCGGAGATGAGACGCCGGTGTTCCAGTTCGCCCGCTCCGACCGGCATGCCGCCATTGCCCACCAGATGCTTGAATCAGGTCACGCATACCGTTGCTACCTGACCCAGGAAGAGCTGACAGCGCGGCGAGAGCAGGCTCAGGCCGAGCGCCGCCCGTTCCGCATCCACAGCGAATGGCGCGATGCCGGGCCGGACCAGTGGCCCGCAGGCGAGCCCTATGTCGTGCGCATGAAGGCCCCGCGTGAGGGCGAGACGGTCATCGACGACATGGTCCAGGGCTCGATCACGGTCCAGAACAGCGAACTCGACGACTTCATCATCCTGCGGTCGGACGGCACGCCGACTTACATGCTCGCCGTCGTGGTCGACGATCATGATATGGGCGTAACCCACGTGATCCGCGGCGATGACCACATCAACAACGCCTTCCGCCAGCTTGTGATCATCCGCGCGATGGATGTGATCGAAGGCGGCTGGCCCGATCCTGCCTATGCGCACATCCCGCTAATTCATGGTGCGGACGGGGCGAAGCTGTCCAAGCGCCATGGCGCGCTGGGCGTCGATGCCTACCGCGACGAGATGGGGCTGCTGCCCGAAGCGGTGTTCAACTACCTGCTCCGGCTCGGCTGGGGGCATGGCGACGAGGAAATCATCAGCCGCGAACAGGCGACTTCGTGGTTCGACATTGGCGATGTGAACAAGGGCGCATCGCGCTTCGATCTCAAGAAGCTGCTCAATCTGAACGGGCACTACATCCGTGAAGCGGACGACGCGCGGCTGGCCCGGCTTGTGGCACCGCGCATGGCGGATCTGGCTCCGGCTTTTGCTGCCGACACCGGGATGGACCTGCTCACGCGGGCGATGCCGGTGCTGAAGGTTCGGGCACCCGACCTCAACGAACTGGCGCAGGGCGCGGTTTTCCTGTTTGCACAACGGCCCTTGCCGCTGGCCGAGAAAGCTGTCGCCATCCTGACCGATGATGCGCGCATGATCCTCGGCAAGGTGGCGAAGGTTCTCGAGGCTGAAAACGGCTGGACAACCGAAAATCTGGAGGCCACGGTGAAGGAAATGGCCGAGGGGCTCGGGTTGGGACTGGGCAAGATTGCCCAACCGTTGCGCGCAAGCTTGACGGGACAGGCTACCTCACCAGGCATTTTCGACGTATTGGCACTGCTCGGCAAGGACGAGTCGCTGGCACGCATTCGCGACCACGCGGCCTGA